Within the Candidatus Jidaibacter acanthamoeba genome, the region TTTTCCGCATATTTGGAAATCAGGGTTGGATATCCTGTGCCTATAACCGTTCCCTCTGTTATCATTAAATACCATAAACATCCCTTTTCTGATGGTATCTAAGTTATGCGGAGAAAATTTTAGATTTGTCGGTTGGCCGGATTTTTGTAAAATAGTGGGAGATATATTTTTACCTGAAGCAATCCTTGCCGCCATTAATGCAAGTTGAATAGGGGTGGTTAATACAAACCCTTGACCTATTGAAGCATTTACCGTGTCGCCTATAGTCCATTTTTGACTGAATTTAAGAAATTTCCAATTGGGTTCCGGTATGTTACCCCTACTTTCGTAGGGAAGCTCAATATTGGTTTTGTCACCGAACCCTAACCCAAACGCTGTTTTTACAATATTTTTGATCCCCATTTTTTCCGCAACGACATAAAAATAGACGTTACAGGATTGCGCAATTGCCAGCCTAACATCAACATCACCATGGCCTGTTTCACGGTTACAATGAAATATTCTATTACCTACTTTATGCTTACCATTGCAAAATACCTTGAAATCAGGGGATATTCCATGTTCTAAAGCTGCAAGCGCGGTTACGATTTTGAAAGTGGAGCCGGGCGGATATAGAGCGGTAATTGCTTTATTTATAAGCGGAGTTTGCGGGTCATTGGCTATACTGTTCCATTCTGCTGTGGAAATCCCGCCGACAAAGCTATTAGGATCATAAGCCGGACTTGAATATAAGCAAAGCACCTCACCGGTTTTAATATCAATTAAGATTATCGAGCCGGTTTTATCGGATAATATTTCTGCTGCGTATTTCTGAATATTAATATCAATGGCAAGTTTAACCGATTCTCCTTCCATGGAAGGAGAATTCGAGATTTCTCTAACATGATTACCTAGGGCATCAACTTCGGCTTTTTTAATTCCCGGGTGCCCTCTAAGCCGTGCATCTAATATCTTTTCAACTCCGTTTTTGCCGACTAAAAAATCATTAAAGTTCGGAATAGATATTTTTTCCAGTTCCTTTTTGCTGGGGCTAGCGATATACCCTGTGATATGAGCGGTAATATTATGAAAATTATAATATCTCCTTTGCCCTTGATCAATAAGAATGCCGGGTAAATTAAAGCTATTGATTTCAAGTTTAGTTACATCCTCCCAGCTAAGCCTATCGCTTACCATGAAGGGCGAACTTCTTAAAAGTTTTTTAAGTCTTAATTTTATATCATTATCACTGATTTCAATTTTATTAGTAATAATTGTGTTAACTTCGGCAAGCATTTCCTTTATTTGGGTTATATCTCGGGTGGTAAAGGATAGCCTATAGCTAAGCATATTAGTTGCAAGATCAACGCCGTTTCTATCTCTGATTGTTCCTCTCAGGGGCGGAATAACTGATATCTTGATCCTGTTTTTATCAGACAAGGTTTTATATTTTATTGCGTCTATGATTTGCAGATAATAATAACGACAAAATAAGAAAGAAAATAAAGCGGTTTTTATTGAGCCGAGTATAATAGCTCTTCTGGTGAAAACCTGATTTTTTTGAAAATTATCGCGCATTATATTTTCGTCTGAAATAAAACATTTTAGTTAGGGCAAAATGTGCCGGTGGGTAAAAAGTAATGGTTAAGCAAAGTTCCAATAATAATCTGACGCTAAACAAGGATGTTTTATAAAATATACTTAATATAATAATTTTTAATGCGTATACTATAAAAATTAACACGGTAAAAGCTGCCCAGGTTATTCCAAATTTTTGTTCTTCTAAAGCCTTCATATTTTTACTCATTAAAAAACTTAAGATAATAAGCTGCAATGAAGTAAGGCCGATTAGACTGCTTTCCAGGTAATCATTAAGTAACCCGCAAAATATTAAAAATATCTTGGATAGCTTTTCTCCTTCGCTGAGCTCAAAGAAAAAAACTATAAGAAATAATAAATTAGGGTAAAGAATATCAAGTGTGTAATGCATAGGTATATGATTGAGTACTACAACGAGCATAATCAAAAAGTAGATAAATATTTTTTTTAAAAGATGTGAAATCATAGGAGATAAAAAATGTTTGTTGTGATATATATAAGATAGCAAAGAAAATTTAAAGTATAAACCTTGTGAAATTCAAAAAGCAACTTATATATACTTAATATAAAGCAATAAAAAAAGTAAGCTATGACTTCTATTGATATTTATCCGGTTTTACCTTTAAGAGATTTAGTAATGTTTCCTAATATGATAGTTCCTCTATTCGTCGGGAGAGAAAAATCTGTTAAAGCCCTTGAAGAAGCCTCTGTACTTAATAAGAATAAAATCTTGTTACTGGCGCAAAAAGATGCAAATAGGGACGACCCGAAAACTTCCGACCTTTATAAAGTAGGAGTTATTGCTAACGTTTTGCAGGTTCTTAAGCTGCAAGACTCGACAGTTAAAATATTAGTCGAAGGAGTAAAGCGGGTTAAGGTAATTAAGTTTCTAGGCGATGATAATATTATCCGAGCTCATGTGAAAGACATGAATGATAGGCCTCTAAGTAATGAAAACAAAGAGGTAAGCGTTCTTCAGCGTTCAATTACCGATCAGTTTGAAAGTTATACTAAGTTAAATCGTAGAACAAACCCTGAGGTTGCAGCGAGCTTAAGCCAAATTCAGGACATCCATAAATTTTGTGATGCAATCAGTGCACATTTAATAATTAAAGCAGATAAGAAACAAGAAATACTCGAGCTCACGGATGTTTCAGCTAAGCTTGAGAAGTTACTGTTAATTTTAGATTCCGAGATAGAACTCCTTAATACCGAAACCAGGATTAGGAGCAGGGTGAGAACTCAGATAGAAAAAAATCAGAAAGATTACTACCTTAACGAACAGCTGAAAGCTATTCATAAAGAGTTAGGTGAAGAAGATTTTAAAGAAGAGATCGGTATTCTTACCGAAAAACTTAAGAAGCTGAAGTTGAGTAAAGAAGCTAAAGAAAGAGTCGATTCAGAGCTTAGAAAGCTTAAAACCATGAATCCGATGTCTTCGGAGACTACGGTGATCAGAAATTATCTGGAGTGGATTATTGATCTTCCATGGGGCAAATACTCTCCTATCAAAAAAGATTTAAAAAATGCTGAAAAAGTTCTTGAAGATGAGCATTACGGCTTAGAAAAAATAAAAGAAAGAATCTTGGAATATTTAGCGGTTAACCTAAGAACAAATGATCTGAAAAGCCCGATTGTTTGCTTAGTGGGTCCTCCAGGTGTAGGTAAAACCTCACTTGCTAAGTCGATAGCTAATGCGACAGGAAGAAATTTTGTGAAAATTTCCTTAGGCGGCCTTAGAGATGAAGCCGAAATAAAAGGGCATAGAAGAACTTATATAGGAGCAATGCCGGGTAAAATTATTCAAGCTATGAAAAAAGCTAAAACCAATAATCCGTTAATACTTCTTGATGAGATTGATAAGTTGGGCTTTGATCACCGCGGCGACCCATCTTCAGCTTTACTTGAGGTGCTGGATCCTGAACAAAACCACTTATTTAACGATCATTATATCGAGCTTGATTATGATCTCTCAAAGGTGATGTTTGTAGCCACTGCCAATAGCACGGATATTCCTCGTCCGCTTATGGATAGGATGGAAGTGATTAGATTATCAGGATACACTGAAGATGAGAAAGTTCAAATTGCTAAAAATTATTTAATTCCTAAGCAGTATAAAGCTCACGGGATCAAACCGGGAGAAGTTGAAATTCCTGAAGAAGTTATAAGAGAGGTTATTTATTCTTATACTCGCGAGGCAGGGGTTAGAAGCTTGGATAGGGAGATTGCTAAAATTTCTCGTAAAGCGATAAGAGAAATAATGCTCAAAAAAATTGATACTATAAAAATTACTTTAGAAAATATAAATAATTTTCTCGGTGTCAAAAAATTCTTAGGTAACGAGCTTGAGAAAGAAGATATGGTTGGTGTAACTACCGGCCTGGCTTATACCGAAGTAGGTGGAGATATACTTTCCATAGAAGCGGTATTGATGTATGGTAAGGGTGATATTAAGATCACCGGTAAATTGGGTGATGTTATGAAAGAGTCGGCGCAAGCCGCGCTTAGCTATGTAAGATCAAGAGCTGTTGAGCTTGGTATAAACCCGGGCTTATTTAAGCGCAGGGATATTCATATACACGTTCCTGAAGGGGCAACTCCTAAAGACGGACCTTCGGCAGGTATTGCGCTTTATACCTCTCTTGTTTCAGCGCTAACCGGTATTCCGGTTAGAAAAACAGTGGCGATGACCGGAGAAATAACCTTAAGAGGTAGGGTGCTCGCAATCGGAGGGCTAAAAGAAAAATTACTTGCAGCTTTAAGGGCGGGAGTTAAGACTGTTATGATTCCGAAAGAAAATACTAAGGATCTTGAGGAAATCCCAGCGAATGTTAAAGATAATTTAGAAATCATTCCGGTAGAAAATGCAGATGAGGTTTTAAAAATTGCTTTAACTAAAATTCCTGAGCCCATTGAATGGGATGAGGATGTAGAAAGATCGGAGGAATATGGTAAACGCCTTAATGCGCAAACTTTCGCTCACTAAATGAGTAGATTTAGGTTATTACCTGTTTCAGGAAATGCAAAAATAAGGGTGGGGATTTTAGGAGGAACTTTTAATCCCGCACATGAAGGGCATAGGTATATAAGCTTAGAAGCAATTAAGCATTTAAATTTAGATTATGTGGTTTGGTTGGTTTCTCCTCAAAACCCTTTAAAAAGTGAAGACGTTAAGGGTTCATTAAATACCAGAGTTGAAATAGCTGAAAATACAAAGCATTCAAATAAAATTATAGTCAGTGATATTGAGAAATATTTTAAAAATAACTTTACGGCAAATTCAATTAACAGAATAAAAAAGATGCACAGGAACGTAGAGTTTGTTTGGCTGATGGGTGCGGATAATATGATGCAAATTCATAAATGGTATCAGTGGAAGCAAATATTTAGGCAATCTTATGTAGCGGTTTTTGACCGTTTCAGTTTTGGGATTAAGGTTAATAAGTCAAAAGCTGCTAATATTTTTCCATCGCATAAAATGCTTAATTATGGTAATGTTACTAACTTTAAAAATAAAAATTGGTGTTTTTTTAAAATTCGGCAAAATCCGATTTCATCTACCCAAATAAGGAGCAAGTTAAAATATGAAAAATCAAAATAAAATCAGAGAATTAGGAAATAAAGAGAGAGCAATAGATATAAAAGATTTAGTGCTAAGTTGTTTAGATAGAGATAAAGCGGAAGACGTCACTTTAATTGATTTAGAAGGTAAAGCGGATTTCGCACACTTTATGGTAGTTGCAAGCGGACGCTCGACCAGGCATGTTAACTCATTAGCTGAAAAAATACTGGCGGACATAAAGAACGAAGGTTTCGGAGGAGTAGGTGTCGAGGGGATGAAAGAAGGTAATTGGGTTTTAATTGATGCATTAGATGTAGTAATTCATATATTTATCCCTGAGGTGAGGGAAAATTATAACATAGAAAAAATGTGGAATTTTACCTTACCGGTAGAAAGAACCGAAGCCTAATCATATTGTATTGAATAGAAAGCTTTTAGCTTAAGTTGTTTAGATATAATAAATAAGGCTTTAAAAGCTAATTTATTAATAGCTTAATATTGTATCGTTATATATCTGTTTTAATGTATAAATTATTCTATTTTATATAAATTTATCTTGTCAAATTTTATAGCTTTGCTATTGAATCGTAGTTTGAAAACGCCGGTAGTGTTAAATGCTTATGCATAAAAAGATTAAGCTTAATAAAACCCGCCATAATTTATGAAAATTATTACCAATGACCCAAATTAAATATGGTACTAAATTACTGTTAGTATTTTTTTTCCTGTTGATAGTTGCTAATGAAGCTTTAGCTTTTAATAGCTTGGAAGAATTTGAGTCTTATCAGGATAACGGGACGTTTGCATGCCTTCGCTTAAATAAAATATCAGGCCATGATGAAACCCAAGTTTTATTCGACAGCTTTCAAAAATCCAAAAAAGAAAAAGGAGAAGAGCATACTAGGGTACATACGCCCTTAAATGCTTCTATGTTTTCTTATGTTACAAATTTTGCCAGACAAGCAGTAGGGGCCATAGACTCGGTGATCGGCGCTATTCCTATGATGCATCGTTTTACTTTGGGCAATATATGTACTAATGCCTATATTGTAAGGCCTCATGAATATATAAATAGAATGAATGGGTGGATAGACTCTAAAATGCAGCCGAGCGGGGGTTACAGGAATCAGCATCCGCTTGCTTTAACTGCAACTGATATACCTTTTTACTATTCATGTGATCCTGAATGGGATCCTCTTCATAATTCCAAAATATACCGTAGTGAAGCGGAACGGCATTTTAGAGGTAAAGTATGGGGATATATGGGGGCTGCTTCTCCGTTTTGTGCGGGTATTGCTAAAAATTATGCGCTTAAAGAAATGGTAGGGCAGGTTAGAATTGAATATGCTGATTCGTATTCTCCAAGGAACGGTAATTCTTCTTTAAGTGCAAGAGAAGGAAAGTTTTTAAAAGCTGGGGAATCGGTAGAGTTAAGATCAGTAATATTTCATGCTTACAATTATTTTAATACTTCGCTTGGGAAGATGCAATTATGTGTTGCGACTCCGGAGACGGTAATTCCGATTAAAGTCGGATGCGCCTCAATTGCACCACCCGTAGAGAGAGCTGTGGAACCGCCGTTTTTAGAGCAAATTAAAAGTACAAGATGCTACCACTTAATTAGCGGTAGAGAAGATTTACAGTCTTTAGGAAAGGCTTTGCCTATTACTGATCAGCGTTCTCGAAACGGGTTAGCTATGAAATTATTTCTTGAGAGTGAATTTCATGTTACGAGCACGGTAGTAGGATGTGTAAAAGATATGATACTAAAAGTATTCTTAGGCGCTAATCAAAGTAATAAAAGAGGTCTGCTTACTATTTTGCATGAAAACTTTAGAGGGTTGGTGTTTGCGGTCTTGGTGCTATATGTTTCATTAGTCGGAATTAAAATAATGAGCTCAATCCAAGTACCGAACCAAGGTGAATTCTTAATGTACATAATAAAATTTACATTGGTACTTGTTTTTACCGGCTCCGGCACTTGGTATTATTATCAACAAGGTGAGGCTAAAGGGCTTTTTCCGGCCATAGTTTCCGGAACGGAAGAATTATCTTTAATATTTTTTAAAGTACAGGTTGATAAAGATCCGGTTGGGTTGTGTAATTATTGGTTTGAAGGAAAAGAGCTTTTAGGGCAAAGAGATATTAGTGTTTCTTCATTTGCAGGTAAGATTGAACCTACTGCTGGGTCACATCGTGTAAAGTTAACCTTTTGGGACTTTGTTGATTGTAAGCTTGCTAATTATTTAAATTTTGGTTCCTGTCATTATTCTATGAGTGGAATGATTAGTATGTGGATCGGTGCTGCTGCGCTATTTGTCAGCGGAGATGGGTTTTTGCTGACGATTATCTCTGTTCTATATGTTTTTTTGCTTTTATTAATAATTTTTAGGTTTACTTCAGTATTCATTCATTCGTTATTTATAGTAGCGGTACTGATATTGATATCTCCTATAATGCTTTGTTTCTCTTTATTTAACCCTACTAAAAATATTTTTCAATCCTGGTTTAGAATGATTATAGGTTATATTATTGCTCCTGCAGTATTATTCATATTACTTTCTTTTATGCTAACCGTGCTCGATTCGATTTATTTCGGGGAACTTACTACTAAGAGTGCTGAGATCAAAGAGCATAATATTCCTATAACTCAAGCATGTAAAGATATCGATTCAATATTTTGCACAACAATCGGTATGGTTGCAAAAGACCCATGCTCAGCAAATATCGGAGTTTTTGCAGAGAATTATATTGAGCCTGTTGATCTTGGTGCTTTAGGTGAATTTAAGCGCTTAAAGCCTTTGGCTATTAAATCATACTTCCATCCTGCATTAAAATTATTATTATTCGTAACTATCTTTTATTTTTTCATCGGGGGGGCAATTCAGCTTATTGTAGTCCTAACCGGTGTTTACGGTGTAGCAGATACGAGTAGGGGGTCAATTAATATTCTTAGCCCCGTCAGAAGCTTAGTAGGAATGGCAGCCGGCAATGCTTCACATATGCTTGGAATGAGTGTAGGAAAGATTGTCGGAGGTGGAGATCAGAATGATAATAAAGTGCCGAGAAGATAAGATCTAAAGATATAAGAAGTTTAACTAATTTACGGATTTTAGTAATAAAATTGTAGCAACCTTATGATATAATGAAGAATATAGTTATATTAACAAAGGTTTGGAATAAATGAAAAGCTTGGATTCTTTTATTGAGAAGAAATTTAATCAACAGGATATTATAAAGCCTGCATCTAAAGTTGGAGTGCCTATTGATAAAGATGGAAATTGTACGGCGCTTTCTATTTTATATGCTGCTCATGAAATAAAGCATGTGGGGAGGGAAGATAAGGACTTTGTAGCTAAGTTAAATCGGAATATAGTTTCCCCAAATGACAATTTCTTTAAGCGGGTTATGCTATATCAAACACATTTTGGTTATTTCAAACCCACTCCTAACCTTGGAAAAATTAAAGTTGCAACGAAACTATGGAAAGAAACCCCATTTAGAAATTTAATCCCGTATTATTTTGAAAAAAATAAATTTTTGCGGTTAGATTTATATAATAAAACAGGTGATTGCCATGTTATTGTTGTGCAGGTATTAAAGGGTGCTGATGGGGAATGTAAGTATAAATTGTTTGATCCGAATGTAGGAGAATCAAAAGAACTTACGGATATTGAATTAAAACAGGGGTTAAATTATTTATTAAAAGATTTTTACCGTAGGCAATACAACTTTGTAGAGATTAGAGATGGAGAGCAGATGATCATGATTAATAAACTCCTTACAAATAAAGGAAAGTATTTAGATGAAAAAAAACTGTTGCACCTTGCTCGGAATGCTGAGCAGTTTGAATACTTATGGGGCTTAGGCGCTAATGAAGTGAACTATGTATCGGATCTTGGTAATAAAAAAACAAGCTTACACTATGCTTTAGAATTTAATCACAATAAAACTTTTGAATTATTAATGGAAAAAGGTGCAGAAGTTGATGTGGTGGATTGGTGTGGTAATTCTTGTTTATACTTGGCGGCAGAGCAGGGAAATAAATATTGTTTGGAATTACTTATTGAAAGAGGGGCAAATACTGAGATAAAAAATGAACAAGGTAAAACAGCTCTTGATATTGCTCAAGAGAAAGGAAATAAAGCAATTATAGAAATTCTAACTCGAGTTAAATTATTTAAAGTTATTAAGGAAGAAGATAGAGATGGCATTAGCGAAGCCTTAGAACAAGGGGCTAAGATAATTATATCAAGTAGAAAAGGTTGGGAAGCTTTATTTAATACTGTAAAGTTAAACGGGATAAGTGATGCAATGGAATTATTTGAAAATAGTCTGGGATTTTCACTTACTTCTCCGCTTATGTTTATAACATATACTGCATTACCTATTGCAACTTTTTATATCCCTGTTGAGGGATTAATATTAATATCCTTACAAGCCTTTTGTTTAAGTTGGTTATTGCAGGACTATGCACCTGCAAGCATTAAAAGTTCCATATTTGATTCACCAAGTAAGCTAAGAAGCTTTACTGATATAGTAAAAGATAGTCGGGAAGAAAGTAAACAATGCATTAACCTAAGCTGAGCACTATAAAAGTAAAAGAGCAGCCTTAAACAATTAAAGCTGCTCTTTTTAATGGAAATTATTATGAACCGGTTTTTAGTTTATTTTAAAAAACTTAGGCCTTTAAATTTATCGTTAAATTTAGCTACTTCACTTGCCTTAGCATTTATGTAGTTAGCTTCTCTTGTCCAAGCCGGGTGAGTTTTTTTATCAACATCAAGCTTAAGTACATTGTTATGGTAAGTAGAACGGGTTTCATACACTTCACCATCAGTCATTTCTACTTTAATAATTCTATAATTAGGATGTAAAGTCGGTTTGTTTTCACCCTTGTTCGGAGTGGTTGAAGATTTCGCGTCAGATTTCTTAATTGCCATATTACTAGTCGATACAAATTTATTTACTAAAAAATTATAAAGTAAAAAATCAAGGCAAACAAGTAATATTTTCACCCAAACAAATAAATAGTTTGACTTTATTTTCGGCTTGGGTCTAATAAATATATTAATAAAAATACAATGAAAGTTATGGCCGGAAGTCTAAATAAAGTTATTTTAATCGGAAACGTCGGGAAAGATCCCGAAGTAAGAACTACGCAAGACGGCAGGGAAATAGTAAGCTTTAGCTTAGCCACTTCTGAAAGCTGGCGTGATAAATCCTCAGGAGAAAGAAAGGAGAAAACCGAATGGCATAGAGTGGTTATCTTTGCTCCACCCCTGGTTAATATCATAAAAAATTATGTGCATAAGGGTTCTAAGGTTTATCTAGAAGGTGCGTTGCAGACTAGAAAATGGACTGACCAAAGTGGTCAGGAGAAATTTGCTACCGAAATTGTCCTGCAAAATTTTAATAGCGTAGTTGTATTGCTTGATAGCCGTAGCCAAAGCGGGGGTTCAGGCTCCGATTATGATCATAATGATTTTGAATCTCATTCCAAATCACCTGCCGGTATAGCGCACAAACAGGGCTCTTCACATGATGCAGGCGAAATTTTGGATGATGATATTCCGTTTTAATTTCAGCAACTAATTTATTAGTTTTACTTAAGGATTTTCTATGGAAAAAAATAGTACATTCCGTTATGGGGTTGGCATAATGCTGATTAACAATGAAAATAAAGTTTTTGTCGGCCAAAGAGTAAAGGAAAGCAGTGAAGCTTGGCAAATGCCTCAAGGCGGTATTGATGAAGGAGAAAATCCCGATCAGGCTTTGATGAGAGAGGTGCTTGAGGAAATAGGGACTGATAATATAGAGATTATAGCCGGTTCAAGCGATTGGTATCAATATAATATTCCTGAGCAATTTATCCCCCTCTGGTGGGGCGGAAAATATATCGGTCAAAAGCAAAAATGGTATTTAGCTAAATTTTTGGGTAATGACAGCGAAATAAATATTAATACCGAAATACCTGAATTCATAAACTGGAAATGGGTAGATGTTGAAGAGCTCCCCGAGCTGATTGTTTCGTTTAAAAAGAAACTTTATCAAGATTTAGTCGAGGAATTCAAGCCGATTATAGATAAGCTTTCAGGCAGCTAACGCTATTTTTACGGCAATTTCATAAAAATAGCTGTTATCAAGCCGATGATGGTGATGAAAAAGGTATCATCCATTTTAGCATATTAAGTTGGGAGCCGGTAATTTCCGCTTTTAAGTTTTGCTCTAC harbors:
- the mrdA gene encoding penicillin-binding protein 2, with amino-acid sequence MRDNFQKNQVFTRRAIILGSIKTALFSFLFCRYYYLQIIDAIKYKTLSDKNRIKISVIPPLRGTIRDRNGVDLATNMLSYRLSFTTRDITQIKEMLAEVNTIITNKIEISDNDIKLRLKKLLRSSPFMVSDRLSWEDVTKLEINSFNLPGILIDQGQRRYYNFHNITAHITGYIASPSKKELEKISIPNFNDFLVGKNGVEKILDARLRGHPGIKKAEVDALGNHVREISNSPSMEGESVKLAIDINIQKYAAEILSDKTGSIILIDIKTGEVLCLYSSPAYDPNSFVGGISTAEWNSIANDPQTPLINKAITALYPPGSTFKIVTALAALEHGISPDFKVFCNGKHKVGNRIFHCNRETGHGDVDVRLAIAQSCNVYFYVVAEKMGIKNIVKTAFGLGFGDKTNIELPYESRGNIPEPNWKFLKFSQKWTIGDTVNASIGQGFVLTTPIQLALMAARIASGKNISPTILQKSGQPTNLKFSPHNLDTIRKGMFMVFNDNRGNGYRHRISNPDFQICGKTGTAQVISARKTTKKHHTDHGLFLGFAPFEDPRYAISVIVEHGSWGSQSALPIAKEILLYAHSLTE
- the mreD gene encoding rod shape-determining protein MreD — encoded protein: MISHLLKKIFIYFLIMLVVVLNHIPMHYTLDILYPNLLFLIVFFFELSEGEKLSKIFLIFCGLLNDYLESSLIGLTSLQLIILSFLMSKNMKALEEQKFGITWAAFTVLIFIVYALKIIILSIFYKTSLFSVRLLLELCLTITFYPPAHFALTKMFYFRRKYNAR
- the lon gene encoding endopeptidase La — translated: MTSIDIYPVLPLRDLVMFPNMIVPLFVGREKSVKALEEASVLNKNKILLLAQKDANRDDPKTSDLYKVGVIANVLQVLKLQDSTVKILVEGVKRVKVIKFLGDDNIIRAHVKDMNDRPLSNENKEVSVLQRSITDQFESYTKLNRRTNPEVAASLSQIQDIHKFCDAISAHLIIKADKKQEILELTDVSAKLEKLLLILDSEIELLNTETRIRSRVRTQIEKNQKDYYLNEQLKAIHKELGEEDFKEEIGILTEKLKKLKLSKEAKERVDSELRKLKTMNPMSSETTVIRNYLEWIIDLPWGKYSPIKKDLKNAEKVLEDEHYGLEKIKERILEYLAVNLRTNDLKSPIVCLVGPPGVGKTSLAKSIANATGRNFVKISLGGLRDEAEIKGHRRTYIGAMPGKIIQAMKKAKTNNPLILLDEIDKLGFDHRGDPSSALLEVLDPEQNHLFNDHYIELDYDLSKVMFVATANSTDIPRPLMDRMEVIRLSGYTEDEKVQIAKNYLIPKQYKAHGIKPGEVEIPEEVIREVIYSYTREAGVRSLDREIAKISRKAIREIMLKKIDTIKITLENINNFLGVKKFLGNELEKEDMVGVTTGLAYTEVGGDILSIEAVLMYGKGDIKITGKLGDVMKESAQAALSYVRSRAVELGINPGLFKRRDIHIHVPEGATPKDGPSAGIALYTSLVSALTGIPVRKTVAMTGEITLRGRVLAIGGLKEKLLAALRAGVKTVMIPKENTKDLEEIPANVKDNLEIIPVENADEVLKIALTKIPEPIEWDEDVERSEEYGKRLNAQTFAH
- the nadD gene encoding nicotinate (nicotinamide) nucleotide adenylyltransferase, with amino-acid sequence MSRFRLLPVSGNAKIRVGILGGTFNPAHEGHRYISLEAIKHLNLDYVVWLVSPQNPLKSEDVKGSLNTRVEIAENTKHSNKIIVSDIEKYFKNNFTANSINRIKKMHRNVEFVWLMGADNMMQIHKWYQWKQIFRQSYVAVFDRFSFGIKVNKSKAANIFPSHKMLNYGNVTNFKNKNWCFFKIRQNPISSTQIRSKLKYEKSK
- the rsfS gene encoding ribosome silencing factor codes for the protein MKNQNKIRELGNKERAIDIKDLVLSCLDRDKAEDVTLIDLEGKADFAHFMVVASGRSTRHVNSLAEKILADIKNEGFGGVGVEGMKEGNWVLIDALDVVIHIFIPEVRENYNIEKMWNFTLPVERTEA
- a CDS encoding type IV secretion system protein, with the protein product MTQIKYGTKLLLVFFFLLIVANEALAFNSLEEFESYQDNGTFACLRLNKISGHDETQVLFDSFQKSKKEKGEEHTRVHTPLNASMFSYVTNFARQAVGAIDSVIGAIPMMHRFTLGNICTNAYIVRPHEYINRMNGWIDSKMQPSGGYRNQHPLALTATDIPFYYSCDPEWDPLHNSKIYRSEAERHFRGKVWGYMGAASPFCAGIAKNYALKEMVGQVRIEYADSYSPRNGNSSLSAREGKFLKAGESVELRSVIFHAYNYFNTSLGKMQLCVATPETVIPIKVGCASIAPPVERAVEPPFLEQIKSTRCYHLISGREDLQSLGKALPITDQRSRNGLAMKLFLESEFHVTSTVVGCVKDMILKVFLGANQSNKRGLLTILHENFRGLVFAVLVLYVSLVGIKIMSSIQVPNQGEFLMYIIKFTLVLVFTGSGTWYYYQQGEAKGLFPAIVSGTEELSLIFFKVQVDKDPVGLCNYWFEGKELLGQRDISVSSFAGKIEPTAGSHRVKLTFWDFVDCKLANYLNFGSCHYSMSGMISMWIGAAALFVSGDGFLLTIISVLYVFLLLLIIFRFTSVFIHSLFIVAVLILISPIMLCFSLFNPTKNIFQSWFRMIIGYIIAPAVLFILLSFMLTVLDSIYFGELTTKSAEIKEHNIPITQACKDIDSIFCTTIGMVAKDPCSANIGVFAENYIEPVDLGALGEFKRLKPLAIKSYFHPALKLLLFVTIFYFFIGGAIQLIVVLTGVYGVADTSRGSINILSPVRSLVGMAAGNASHMLGMSVGKIVGGGDQNDNKVPRR
- a CDS encoding ankyrin repeat domain-containing protein; this encodes MKSLDSFIEKKFNQQDIIKPASKVGVPIDKDGNCTALSILYAAHEIKHVGREDKDFVAKLNRNIVSPNDNFFKRVMLYQTHFGYFKPTPNLGKIKVATKLWKETPFRNLIPYYFEKNKFLRLDLYNKTGDCHVIVVQVLKGADGECKYKLFDPNVGESKELTDIELKQGLNYLLKDFYRRQYNFVEIRDGEQMIMINKLLTNKGKYLDEKKLLHLARNAEQFEYLWGLGANEVNYVSDLGNKKTSLHYALEFNHNKTFELLMEKGAEVDVVDWCGNSCLYLAAEQGNKYCLELLIERGANTEIKNEQGKTALDIAQEKGNKAIIEILTRVKLFKVIKEEDRDGISEALEQGAKIIISSRKGWEALFNTVKLNGISDAMELFENSLGFSLTSPLMFITYTALPIATFYIPVEGLILISLQAFCLSWLLQDYAPASIKSSIFDSPSKLRSFTDIVKDSREESKQCINLS
- the rpmE gene encoding 50S ribosomal protein L31, whose translation is MAIKKSDAKSSTTPNKGENKPTLHPNYRIIKVEMTDGEVYETRSTYHNNVLKLDVDKKTHPAWTREANYINAKASEVAKFNDKFKGLSFLK
- the ssb gene encoding single-stranded DNA-binding protein, which gives rise to MAGSLNKVILIGNVGKDPEVRTTQDGREIVSFSLATSESWRDKSSGERKEKTEWHRVVIFAPPLVNIIKNYVHKGSKVYLEGALQTRKWTDQSGQEKFATEIVLQNFNSVVVLLDSRSQSGGSGSDYDHNDFESHSKSPAGIAHKQGSSHDAGEILDDDIPF
- a CDS encoding RNA pyrophosphohydrolase, with translation MEKNSTFRYGVGIMLINNENKVFVGQRVKESSEAWQMPQGGIDEGENPDQALMREVLEEIGTDNIEIIAGSSDWYQYNIPEQFIPLWWGGKYIGQKQKWYLAKFLGNDSEININTEIPEFINWKWVDVEELPELIVSFKKKLYQDLVEEFKPIIDKLSGS